From Halichoerus grypus chromosome 6, mHalGry1.hap1.1, whole genome shotgun sequence, one genomic window encodes:
- the LOC144382239 gene encoding sulfotransferase 1A1, whose translation MELIQDTSRPPLKYVKGIPLVKYFAEALGSLQDFQAQPDDLLISTYPKSGTTWVSEILDMIYQGGDVQKCQRAPIFIRVPFLEFKVPGVPTGLEVLKDTPAPRLIKTHLPLALLPQTLLDQKVKVVYMARNAKDVAVSYYHFYRMAKVHPDPDTWDNFLEKFMAGEVSYGSWYQHVREWWELSHTHPILYLFYEDMKENPKREIQKILKFVGRSLPEETVDLIVQHTSFNEMKNNSKTNYSTIPLHVMDHSISAFMRKGISGDWKTTFTVAQNERFDADYAKKMEGYGLRFVTQL comes from the exons ATGGAGCTCATCCAGGACACCTCGCGCCCGCCCCTGAAGTATGTGAAGGGGATCCCTCTCGTCAAGTACTTTGCAGAGGCACTGGGGTCACTGCAGGACTTCCAAGCCCAGCCTGATGACCTGCTTATCAGTACCTACCCCAAATCTG GCACCACCTGGGTGAGTGAGATCCTGGACATGATCTACCAAGGCGGTGATGTACAGAAGTGTCAAAGGGCCCCCATCTTCATCCGGGTACCCTTCCTTGAGTTCAAGGTTCCAGGGGTTCCCACAG GTTTGGAGGTTCTGAAAGATACACCAGCTCCACGACTCATCAAGACACACCTGCCCTTGGCTCTGCTCCCCCAGACCTTGCTGGATCAGAAGGTCAAG GTGGTCTACATGGCCCGCAATGCAAAGGATGTGGCTGTCTCCTATTACCACTTCTACCGCATGGCCAAGGTGCACCCAGACCCTGACACCTGGGACAACTTCCTGGAGAAGTTCATGGCTGGGGAAG tgtCCTATGGGTCCTGGTATCAGCACGTGCGGGAGTGGTGGGAGCTGAGTCACACCCACCCCATTCTCTATCTTTTCTACGAGGACATGAAAGAG AATCCCAAAAGGGAGATTCAGAAGATCCTGAAGTTTGTGGGGCGTTCCCTGCCAGAGGAGACCGTGGATCTCATCGTCCAGCACACGTCTTTCAATGAGATGAAGAACAACTCCAAGACTAACTACAGCACCATACCCCTTCACGTCATGGACCACAGCATTTCGGCCTTCATGAGGAAAG GCATCTCAGGGGACTGGAAGACCACCTTCACTGTGGCCCAGAACGAGCGCTTTGACGCCGACTATGCCAAGAAGATGGAGGGCTACGGCCTCCGCTTCGTCACCCAGCTGTGA